GCCCCGACAAAAGAAACACCCGTCCGTGCGTCGAACCGGACGGCATGCCCGACTACGACATCGTCGTACTCGGTGGGGGAACGGGGAACAGAGTCGCCGAGGCGGCGGCCGACGCGGGGATGGAGACGGCGCTCGTCGAGCGCGGTCGCTTGGGCGGCACCTGTCTGAATCGGGGTTGCAACCCCTCGAAAAAACTCATTCACCGCGCGGACGTCGCCGAGGCGGTCCGTCACGCCGACGAAGTCGGCATTGAGGCATCCGTCGACGACGTCGCGTTTGCGGACATCGTGGCCGACGTGACGGAGACGGTCACCGAAGCGGCGGAGGAGAAGGCTCGCCGCGCGCGCAATCGGAGCGGGCTTACCTTCTACCAGGCAGAAGGGCAGTTCGTGGACGCGCACACCGTGGAAGTCGCCGGCGGCGACGGGTCGAGCGGCGACCGACTCACGGCGGAGCGGATCGTCCTCGCCGGCGGATCGCGGCCGATGGTGCCGGACTCCATCGACGGGACCGACGAAACACCCTTCCTCACGAGCGACGACGCGCTCCGGCTGGACACGCTCCCGGACCGGCTCGTCGTGGTCGGCGGCGGCTACATCGCCGTCGAACTGAGCCACTTCTTCTCCCAGATGGGCAGCGACGTAACGATCGTCGGGCACGGCGAGACGCTCGTCGACCGGGAGGACGCGGCGGTCGCACAGCGACTCACCGAGGCGTACCGGAAGGAACACGAACTGCACCTCGGGTTCCGCGTGACTGCGGTGGCTGAGGACGACGGCGAGCGCGTGGTCACCGCCGAAACCGAGGACGGCGAGGGGATCGAGGTCCCCGGCGACCGGCTCTTGATCGCGACCGGGAGGACACCGAACAGCGACAGCTGGAACGTCTCGGCGGCCGGTATCGAGACCGACGGGAAAGGGTTCGTCGAGACCGACGAGCAACTCCGCACGTCAGTCGACAGCGTCTACGCGATAGGCGATATCGCGGGCAACTACATGTTCAAACACTCGGGGGACAAGGAAGCCGAGTACGTCGTCGGGAACGCCGTACACGGGCGTGAACGGTCGGTCGAATACCCCGGAATGTCCCACGCCATCTTCGGCTCGCCACAGGTCGCCAGCCTCGGGCGGACCGAGAGCGACATAGACGACGGAGTCGACTACGAAGTGGGGACCTGCGCCTACGACGACACGGCACTCGGCGCTGCGCTGCGTGACCAGGGCGGCTTCGCGAAGGCGCTCGTGGGGAGCGACGGCGAGGTGATCGGCTGTCACGTGATCGGGCCGGAGGCGTCGACGATGATCCACGAGGTGAACACCGCCGTCGCCGCCGGTGCCGACGCCGAACGGATCGCGGAGACGATCCACATCCATCCAGCGATATCGGAGGTCATCCAGGGGGCTTTCCGCGACGCCTGCGACCTTGGCTCTCCCGGGATTTGATCAGCCAGGACATGGCGTCGAAGCACTTCCACGACCCGTACGACCAGTCGACGATGCTTCGCTTTCCCCGCCGACACTCGGTCTCGGTATATGCAATCACGGAAACTTCAGTCAAAGAGTCGCCTTCAAACCCGGCGATGAGACTGGCGAATATCTCCGCATCCCCTATCGGGATCGAGACCCTCCGTCCCGGTTCCGAGAACGGGAAGGTCGTCCGTTGACCCGTTCGACTCGACAGCTATTTCACTTGCCGCTCTCGGCGGGGGGATTATAAAATATCTGTAATTATAACTAATACTCAAAAACATTTTTAAACTCACTAACCAACTGTTTAGCCACATGCCCGATGCATTCCTCGTCAAACAGCGGATCGAACCCGGGAAGACGGAGCGTGCAAAGGAGGTCTTCCGAAGCGTCGGGGAGATCAAAAGCTCCGAC
The Halostella litorea DNA segment above includes these coding regions:
- a CDS encoding dihydrolipoyl dehydrogenase family protein, with protein sequence MPDYDIVVLGGGTGNRVAEAAADAGMETALVERGRLGGTCLNRGCNPSKKLIHRADVAEAVRHADEVGIEASVDDVAFADIVADVTETVTEAAEEKARRARNRSGLTFYQAEGQFVDAHTVEVAGGDGSSGDRLTAERIVLAGGSRPMVPDSIDGTDETPFLTSDDALRLDTLPDRLVVVGGGYIAVELSHFFSQMGSDVTIVGHGETLVDREDAAVAQRLTEAYRKEHELHLGFRVTAVAEDDGERVVTAETEDGEGIEVPGDRLLIATGRTPNSDSWNVSAAGIETDGKGFVETDEQLRTSVDSVYAIGDIAGNYMFKHSGDKEAEYVVGNAVHGRERSVEYPGMSHAIFGSPQVASLGRTESDIDDGVDYEVGTCAYDDTALGAALRDQGGFAKALVGSDGEVIGCHVIGPEASTMIHEVNTAVAAGADAERIAETIHIHPAISEVIQGAFRDACDLGSPGI